Proteins from one Dysgonomonas sp. HDW5A genomic window:
- a CDS encoding 4Fe-4S dicluster domain-containing protein has protein sequence MDELRNRAKELFEKGEIDIFIGYEQGTRNPRPIFVGNAEDTQKLVFNDKCTGNLAVYLTRKDLVKGKRVGISASYYALKSIVQLFVENQLKEENLKIFGLANDGKIEALNSLDEIKHYIKDTPPPPKLEDDELIKQIDAMSSAERWAFWSDELSKCFKCYACRAACPMCYCTKCIVEVNRPQWIQPWASTLGNMEWQINRVMHMAGRCSDCGSCSTACPIGIPIHLLTHKMSETVKANFGDPSDKGNVLSTFKPEDKESFIL, from the coding sequence GGTACCCGTAATCCCAGACCTATTTTTGTTGGTAATGCAGAAGATACTCAAAAATTGGTATTCAATGATAAATGCACCGGAAATCTGGCGGTTTACTTAACTCGAAAAGATTTGGTTAAAGGAAAGAGAGTCGGAATATCAGCATCTTATTACGCCTTAAAAAGTATCGTTCAGCTTTTTGTTGAAAATCAACTGAAAGAAGAAAACCTGAAAATATTTGGATTAGCCAATGATGGAAAGATTGAAGCTCTTAATTCATTAGATGAAATAAAGCACTACATAAAAGATACTCCACCACCTCCCAAATTGGAAGATGATGAGTTGATTAAACAAATAGACGCAATGTCATCTGCCGAACGTTGGGCATTCTGGTCGGACGAATTATCTAAATGTTTCAAATGCTATGCCTGTCGTGCAGCTTGCCCGATGTGCTATTGTACCAAATGCATTGTAGAAGTGAATCGCCCTCAATGGATTCAACCTTGGGCTAGTACTCTGGGGAATATGGAATGGCAGATCAATCGTGTGATGCATATGGCAGGACGTTGTTCCGATTGCGGTTCGTGCAGTACGGCTTGTCCTATTGGTATACCGATTCATTTGCTAACACACAAAATGTCGGAAACGGTAAAAGCCAATTTTGGAGATCCGAGTGACAAAGGCAATGTATTGTCTACATTCAAACCCGAGGATAAAGAATCTTTCATACTCTAA
- a CDS encoding 4Fe-4S dicluster domain-containing protein: MEKKYISHNSLMNWLTKLNDEGSQIYAPVAKGDKTDYKQITSVEEISMDHIQTTQSAKAVAFPRTEKLFSYKKENGDVTLQNFETTSIPETVVFGIHPCDAAGFKPLSGIFNWDTPDLPFNERMKRTTLIAVSCTQCDEFCFCTSVNGSPGNTAGSDILLTPVKDGYLAEIITEKGENLADKHSTFFEADPNINKEEYLAKVPVQFSLEELNKKISNMFESPVWKQQSERCLGCGACAYVCPTCACFDIQEDAHGSSGNRLRCWDACGFSLFTMHTSGHNPREVQSQRWRQRLLHKFSYMPERISVRGCTGCGRCSRACPVDMNIAEHLTEIASL; encoded by the coding sequence ATGGAAAAAAAATACATAAGCCACAATTCACTCATGAATTGGCTCACCAAATTGAATGACGAAGGAAGTCAGATTTATGCTCCTGTTGCAAAGGGGGATAAAACCGACTACAAGCAGATAACGTCTGTAGAAGAAATTTCTATGGATCATATACAAACGACCCAATCAGCCAAAGCCGTTGCATTTCCCCGTACTGAGAAGTTATTTTCGTACAAAAAAGAGAATGGAGATGTGACGCTTCAAAATTTTGAGACAACATCTATCCCCGAAACTGTTGTTTTCGGAATTCACCCATGTGATGCAGCCGGATTCAAACCCTTATCGGGTATTTTCAATTGGGATACTCCCGATTTACCTTTCAACGAAAGGATGAAACGTACTACTCTCATTGCGGTTAGTTGTACTCAGTGCGATGAGTTTTGTTTCTGTACATCCGTTAACGGCAGTCCGGGAAATACCGCAGGAAGCGATATTCTGTTAACCCCTGTCAAAGACGGTTATCTGGCAGAAATAATTACAGAAAAGGGCGAAAATCTTGCTGATAAACACAGTACTTTTTTTGAAGCTGACCCCAATATAAATAAAGAAGAATATCTCGCAAAAGTTCCTGTTCAATTCAGTTTAGAGGAGTTGAATAAAAAAATTTCCAATATGTTCGAAAGTCCTGTCTGGAAACAACAATCCGAACGTTGTTTGGGGTGCGGAGCATGTGCCTACGTCTGCCCTACTTGTGCGTGCTTCGATATTCAAGAAGATGCTCATGGAAGTTCGGGTAACAGATTACGCTGTTGGGATGCGTGCGGCTTTTCACTATTCACGATGCACACTTCGGGGCACAATCCGAGAGAGGTACAAAGTCAACGATGGCGACAACGCCTGTTACATAAATTCTCGTATATGCCCGAACGTATTTCAGTTAGAGGATGCACGGGTTGCGGCAGATGCTCACGTGCTTGTCCTGTGGATATGAATATTGCAGAACATTTGACCGAAATTGCATCACTATAA
- a CDS encoding FAD/NAD(P)-binding protein, translating to MMDNSNIYLPHLMTIEKITQEAPGVKTFRLKFKDEEAGNNFEFKAGQFGEYSAFGEGESTFCIASSPTRKGYIECTFRETGKVTSALAKLEEGQTMGFRGPFGNTFPMDEWKGKNLLFIAGGIALPPMRCVIWNALDTRENFGDVSILYGAKSVADLVYKHELKEWDERPDVRLATTVDPGGETSDWKGEVGFVPSVLEKMNPSPENTVAIVCGPPIMIKFTFPVLEKLGFTDENIYTTLENRMKCGVGKCGRCNVGSQYVCKDGPVFSKVELEALPAEY from the coding sequence ATTATGGATAATTCAAATATATACCTTCCCCATTTAATGACCATCGAGAAAATTACTCAGGAGGCTCCCGGAGTAAAGACTTTCCGTTTGAAATTCAAAGATGAAGAGGCTGGAAATAATTTCGAGTTTAAAGCAGGACAATTCGGAGAGTACTCTGCTTTTGGTGAAGGAGAAAGCACTTTTTGTATTGCCTCCTCTCCCACTCGCAAAGGATATATAGAATGTACTTTCCGTGAAACCGGAAAAGTGACATCTGCTTTAGCCAAATTGGAAGAAGGTCAAACCATGGGGTTCAGGGGTCCTTTTGGTAATACATTCCCGATGGATGAATGGAAAGGAAAGAATCTTCTGTTTATTGCCGGCGGTATTGCTTTGCCTCCGATGCGTTGCGTGATTTGGAATGCTTTAGATACACGTGAGAATTTTGGAGATGTGAGTATTCTTTACGGTGCCAAATCGGTAGCCGATCTGGTTTACAAACACGAACTCAAAGAATGGGACGAAAGACCCGATGTACGCTTGGCTACAACTGTAGATCCGGGAGGCGAAACCTCGGATTGGAAAGGTGAAGTGGGTTTTGTTCCTTCTGTATTAGAGAAAATGAATCCTTCACCTGAAAATACAGTAGCGATTGTTTGTGGTCCTCCTATTATGATTAAATTCACTTTTCCTGTACTGGAAAAGCTAGGATTTACCGACGAAAATATCTACACTACTTTAGAAAACCGTATGAAATGCGGAGTCGGTAAATGCGGACGCTGTAACGTTGGCAGCCAATATGTATGCAAAGATGGTCCTGTATTTTCTAAAGTTGAATTAGAAGCTTTACCTGCGGAATACTAG
- a CDS encoding DNA alkylation repair protein — protein sequence MENIVSEIRQALKDSVDEKTQNNSQNFFKEEIKFYGVRVPLVNKISKESFAIIQNKPKEFIFGLCSELWKSGYLEESFIACNWSYYIHSGYQPSDFVFFEEWVNTYVNNWASCDTLCNHTIGTFIEMYPQYIPKLKGWTKSDNRWVKRAAAVTLIIPARKGLFLKDIFEIADILLLDKDDLVQKGYGWMLKAASEANQKDVFDYVISKKTIMPRTALRYAIEKMPQDLRAEAMKK from the coding sequence ATGGAAAACATAGTATCAGAGATTCGTCAGGCTTTAAAAGACAGTGTTGACGAAAAAACCCAAAACAATAGCCAAAACTTCTTTAAAGAAGAAATAAAATTCTATGGGGTACGAGTGCCTCTGGTAAATAAAATCAGTAAGGAATCATTTGCAATCATTCAGAATAAACCTAAAGAATTTATTTTCGGATTGTGCAGCGAATTATGGAAATCAGGATATCTCGAAGAATCATTTATTGCCTGTAATTGGTCGTACTACATTCATTCGGGTTACCAACCCAGTGATTTTGTTTTTTTCGAGGAATGGGTGAATACTTATGTAAACAATTGGGCTTCGTGCGATACTTTATGCAATCATACAATCGGTACATTTATTGAAATGTATCCTCAATACATCCCGAAGTTAAAAGGATGGACGAAGTCAGATAATCGCTGGGTAAAACGTGCAGCCGCCGTAACGTTGATAATTCCAGCTCGAAAAGGATTATTTCTAAAAGACATTTTTGAGATTGCAGACATACTTCTTTTGGATAAAGACGATTTAGTACAAAAAGGGTACGGATGGATGCTAAAAGCTGCCAGTGAAGCTAATCAAAAGGACGTATTTGATTATGTAATATCAAAGAAAACCATTATGCCCCGAACAGCATTACGTTATGCTATCGAAAAAATGCCTCAGGATTTGAGAGCAGAGGCAATGAAAAAATAA
- a CDS encoding VOC family protein — protein MRIGHIAIWTENLEEMKEFYTTYFGGISNAKYVNPTKGFESYFITFEGDTTLEIMRRKDITNKVEVESLGLCHFAFTVGTKDQVLQLTERLRADGYQIVGEPRTSGDGYFESVVLDVDNNKVELIAE, from the coding sequence ATGAGAATAGGACATATAGCTATCTGGACTGAGAATCTGGAAGAAATGAAAGAGTTTTATACAACTTATTTCGGAGGTATTTCGAATGCTAAGTACGTAAACCCAACAAAAGGGTTTGAATCGTATTTCATTACATTCGAAGGAGATACCACTCTCGAAATTATGAGACGCAAGGATATAACCAATAAAGTAGAGGTTGAATCTCTCGGTCTATGTCATTTCGCTTTTACGGTAGGTACTAAAGATCAGGTACTGCAATTGACCGAACGTTTAAGAGCCGATGGTTATCAGATAGTAGGCGAGCCGAGAACAAGCGGAGACGGTTACTTCGAGAGTGTTGTACTTGACGTAGATAACAATAAAGTTGAACTTATCGCCGAATAG
- a CDS encoding STN and carboxypeptidase regulatory-like domain-containing protein: MKRTVRYLFYPVTTLLLLFSMATTVWGNDGDVLNRKIQLSKNKGTVYQLLKEVSDKSGYLFIYDSQVVDNDKTVKIQKKEYTLRDAIYAITNNDHLNIKIVGNHILLNQQQEPDIVVTPVIKARAEEKDSIRYLTLGGTLIDGISGEPIAYGAVGILNSSIGTISNQGGDFRLVVPDSLINSKLKLSHIGYQSQEVELSFLTQQHIVFTLSPKVIPLQEVVVRIVNPAEVLRNMWLKRSENYSNTPVHITAFYREGIDHKNKNLSLTEAVLEIYKTGYQSGDKSDQVKLLKMRRIVDIQRADTLLTKMKSGISSALLLDLVKGDTPGFLDPLKNSSYVYRHSDITVLDGRTVNVIAFEQNQGDDEPLYRGDLYIDAENNALVQANFEVHPDHIKKATDILIVRKSPQINITADKVTYVVSYKPINGIYYISHIRGDLHFKVRKKNRLFSSPLHMWFEMVNCETDSSDDSRFARNERLATNNIFSDTSFEYDSDFWGHFNVIMQEDKLKESVLQILKKNK; this comes from the coding sequence ATGAAAAGGACGGTTCGATACCTTTTTTATCCTGTTACAACCTTGTTGTTGCTGTTTTCTATGGCGACGACTGTTTGGGGTAATGATGGGGATGTTTTGAACCGAAAAATTCAGTTGTCTAAAAATAAAGGTACAGTTTATCAACTTTTAAAAGAGGTCTCCGATAAGTCGGGCTACCTCTTTATTTATGACAGTCAGGTTGTCGATAACGATAAGACCGTTAAAATCCAGAAGAAAGAATATACTTTACGTGATGCAATCTATGCTATTACGAATAACGACCATCTGAATATAAAGATTGTAGGTAATCATATCTTACTCAATCAGCAGCAAGAGCCTGATATTGTTGTAACTCCTGTTATAAAAGCAAGAGCGGAAGAGAAAGACAGCATCAGATATCTTACATTGGGCGGAACTTTAATTGATGGAATTAGTGGCGAACCTATAGCTTATGGAGCTGTCGGAATTTTGAATTCTTCCATCGGAACTATAAGCAATCAGGGTGGTGATTTCAGACTTGTTGTGCCCGATTCTTTAATAAACTCTAAACTGAAACTGTCGCATATAGGCTATCAATCACAAGAAGTCGAATTGTCATTTCTCACACAGCAGCATATTGTTTTTACCCTTTCTCCAAAAGTTATACCCTTGCAGGAGGTTGTGGTGCGTATTGTAAATCCGGCGGAGGTACTACGCAATATGTGGCTTAAACGAAGCGAGAATTATTCGAATACCCCTGTTCATATAACTGCTTTTTACAGAGAGGGGATAGATCATAAAAATAAGAATCTGAGCTTAACCGAGGCTGTTTTGGAAATATATAAAACAGGTTATCAGAGTGGCGATAAAAGCGATCAGGTGAAATTACTTAAGATGCGTCGGATAGTTGACATACAAAGAGCCGATACTCTTTTAACTAAAATGAAGTCAGGCATCAGTTCGGCTTTACTTCTGGATTTGGTAAAAGGTGATACGCCCGGATTTCTCGATCCTTTAAAAAACTCATCCTATGTCTACAGGCATTCCGACATAACGGTGCTGGATGGCAGAACAGTTAATGTGATTGCTTTCGAACAAAACCAAGGTGATGACGAACCTTTATATCGAGGTGATTTATATATCGATGCAGAGAATAATGCGTTGGTTCAAGCCAACTTTGAAGTTCATCCCGATCATATAAAAAAAGCAACAGATATACTTATTGTTAGAAAAAGCCCTCAAATTAATATTACTGCAGATAAAGTAACTTATGTAGTCTCTTATAAGCCGATTAACGGTATTTATTATATCAGCCATATTCGAGGAGACTTACATTTTAAGGTGAGGAAAAAGAACAGGCTTTTCAGCTCACCCTTGCATATGTGGTTCGAAATGGTAAATTGTGAAACCGATTCATCTGACGATTCTCGTTTTGCTCGTAACGAAAGATTAGCGACCAATAATATATTCTCTGACACCTCCTTTGAATATGACTCCGATTTCTGGGGACACTTCAACGTAATAATGCAGGAAGACAAATTAAAAGAATCGGTTTTACAGATACTTAAAAAGAATAAGTAG
- a CDS encoding FecR family protein has protein sequence MTQIEKNNTSTDKAWNQLCSRLAEEGLLTETESHKRTFLRSVTFKWVASIAVLLVSIVAVSIVVNQNLKDKHLLSLYNEKNEATLVTTLEDGSIVYLADQTSLKYPKHFERERREVFLQGNAFFDVKGNRKRPFVIETDLIQVEVLGTAFNVKGKDNDNFSLSVDRGEVKVTLKKTGQSIYVKAGETGLLRSDQLHTMPTKDADQFYSYTRQIQFKDERLADVVRVINRNSEGVQLEVAPGLENRLLTVSFSNDSASSMAQLICMALNLECIRQEGKIRISELK, from the coding sequence ATGACTCAGATAGAAAAAAATAACACGAGTACCGACAAGGCCTGGAATCAACTTTGTAGTCGTTTGGCTGAAGAAGGGTTACTGACTGAAACGGAATCTCATAAAAGAACCTTTTTACGTTCTGTAACGTTTAAATGGGTGGCAAGTATTGCTGTACTTCTGGTTAGTATTGTGGCAGTATCGATTGTTGTCAATCAAAATTTGAAGGATAAACACTTACTCTCGTTATACAACGAAAAGAATGAAGCAACTCTGGTTACCACTCTCGAAGATGGGTCTATAGTATACTTAGCCGATCAAACATCGCTGAAATACCCGAAACATTTCGAGAGAGAAAGACGGGAAGTATTTCTTCAGGGAAATGCGTTTTTTGATGTCAAAGGAAACCGTAAACGTCCGTTTGTAATAGAAACAGATCTTATACAAGTAGAGGTGCTTGGTACAGCCTTCAATGTAAAAGGAAAGGATAACGATAATTTTTCATTGTCAGTAGACCGAGGAGAAGTAAAAGTAACTTTGAAGAAAACAGGACAAAGTATATATGTGAAAGCAGGTGAGACGGGGTTACTTCGTTCTGATCAGTTACATACCATGCCTACCAAAGATGCAGATCAATTTTACAGCTATACAAGGCAAATACAATTTAAAGACGAGCGTCTGGCAGATGTGGTTCGGGTAATAAACCGGAATAGCGAAGGTGTTCAACTGGAGGTTGCTCCCGGTCTTGAGAATCGCTTGTTGACCGTTAGCTTTTCCAATGATTCGGCATCATCTATGGCTCAGCTTATCTGCATGGCACTCAATCTGGAGTGTATCCGGCAAGAGGGTAAGATTCGTATTTCAGAATTAAAATAA
- a CDS encoding RNA polymerase sigma-70 factor, translating to MLNDFFIVRKIKEGDIKVFEGVFRRYYSPLCLYAAGITGRTDIAEEIIQDLFYVLWRDREGLHIFTSLNGYLYGAVRNRSLQYCEHRQVRDRHKDKTISEKVEISDSTPEEQLEYKELEELINKTLGKMPERRLRIFRMQRFEGKKYAEIAKILSISIKTVEAEMTKALQSLRKEIENYTQIL from the coding sequence ATGCTAAACGATTTCTTTATAGTTAGAAAGATCAAAGAGGGAGATATAAAAGTCTTTGAAGGAGTCTTCAGACGCTATTATTCTCCCCTTTGTCTCTATGCTGCCGGAATAACAGGGCGGACAGATATTGCAGAGGAGATTATACAGGACTTGTTTTATGTATTGTGGCGTGATCGTGAAGGCTTGCACATATTTACATCTTTAAACGGGTATTTATACGGAGCAGTCCGTAACCGATCGCTTCAATATTGTGAACATCGGCAGGTGAGGGATCGACATAAGGATAAAACAATTTCTGAAAAGGTCGAAATTTCAGACTCTACTCCCGAAGAACAACTGGAATATAAAGAGCTGGAAGAACTGATCAATAAAACTCTAGGCAAGATGCCCGAACGGCGACTCAGGATATTTAGGATGCAGCGTTTCGAAGGAAAAAAATATGCTGAAATAGCAAAAATACTCTCAATATCAATAAAAACGGTGGAGGCGGAGATGACCAAAGCTCTTCAATCGTTACGAAAAGAAATTGAGAACTATACTCAAATATTATGA
- a CDS encoding carboxypeptidase-like regulatory domain-containing protein — MKTTGKQIAGFLIILFLALGITPVSAQNESHYISVSGVIKDKKSKKKLEYVNVSVPGTGIGTVTNEDGEFLIKINDSIDAKSIEISHMGYSNYRLPIDKRTTTGVEILLNANVNLLNEVVVESMEPLDLVRKAVQRIGNNYCPEANLMTGFYRETIKKGRNYINISEAVIDIYKTAYTEEGVKQDRVQIEKGRKLLSQKSGDTLAVKLIGGPNLSVYLDIAKNPELLLDKETLSCYKFKMEESVMIDERPHFVVSFAPQVNLPYALYYGKLYIDKQSIAFTRAEFSLSMDDKNKATQAILKKKPYNLRFKPEEVTFLVNYKLRDGISYLNYIRSEFRFKCDWKRRLFSTNYSIISEMVVTSGKVGNVDNIPAKLSFKQSQSLSDNVSSFRDANFWEDYNIIEPSESLESAVNKLKKQH; from the coding sequence ATGAAAACGACAGGCAAACAAATAGCAGGATTTCTTATTATCCTCTTTTTAGCTCTTGGGATTACCCCTGTATCGGCACAAAACGAATCTCATTATATTTCGGTTAGTGGGGTTATAAAAGATAAGAAATCGAAAAAGAAACTTGAATATGTAAATGTATCTGTTCCCGGAACAGGTATAGGAACCGTGACGAATGAAGATGGCGAATTTCTGATCAAGATAAATGACTCTATTGATGCCAAATCGATTGAGATATCACATATGGGTTATTCTAATTACAGATTACCTATCGACAAACGTACAACTACAGGTGTAGAGATACTTTTAAACGCCAATGTGAATCTACTGAATGAAGTTGTTGTAGAATCGATGGAGCCACTCGATCTGGTAAGGAAGGCTGTGCAGCGGATTGGAAATAACTATTGTCCCGAAGCAAATCTTATGACAGGTTTTTATCGTGAAACCATTAAAAAAGGACGTAATTACATCAACATATCGGAGGCAGTAATAGATATCTATAAAACAGCGTATACCGAAGAAGGAGTTAAACAAGATAGAGTACAGATCGAAAAAGGGCGTAAACTGTTGAGTCAAAAATCGGGGGATACACTTGCCGTAAAATTGATTGGAGGCCCTAACCTGTCGGTATATCTTGATATAGCCAAGAACCCCGAATTGTTACTTGATAAAGAAACATTATCATGTTACAAATTTAAGATGGAAGAATCGGTAATGATAGACGAGCGTCCACACTTTGTAGTAAGTTTTGCTCCTCAGGTAAATCTGCCTTATGCACTTTATTATGGTAAATTGTATATTGACAAACAAAGTATAGCTTTTACACGTGCCGAATTCAGCCTAAGTATGGATGACAAGAATAAAGCTACTCAGGCTATTCTGAAAAAGAAACCGTATAATTTACGATTCAAACCGGAAGAAGTAACATTCCTGGTCAATTACAAGTTGCGAGATGGAATCAGTTATTTGAATTATATCAGGAGCGAGTTCCGATTCAAGTGCGATTGGAAACGGAGGTTATTTTCGACCAATTACAGTATTATTTCAGAAATGGTAGTTACCAGTGGTAAGGTTGGCAATGTAGATAATATTCCGGCTAAGCTTTCATTCAAGCAAAGTCAATCGCTTTCTGATAATGTAAGTAGTTTTAGAGATGCTAATTTCTGGGAAGACTATAATATTATAGAACCTTCAGAATCGTTGGAATCTGCAGTAAATAAACTCAAAAAACAACACTAA
- a CDS encoding DUF6787 family protein has protein sequence MFDKFKVKWNITSNWQLAIILIVFSITGSAALVVRRFVFEWIGITSETSMWLKVPLYILVLVPAYQILLIIIGAIFGQYRFFYEFQKKSIGRFYRRKEKK, from the coding sequence ATGTTTGATAAATTTAAAGTAAAGTGGAATATTACTTCCAATTGGCAACTAGCCATAATCCTGATTGTATTTTCAATAACCGGAAGTGCAGCCTTGGTTGTACGAAGGTTTGTATTTGAATGGATTGGCATTACCTCCGAAACATCTATGTGGCTGAAAGTTCCGCTATACATATTGGTCTTAGTTCCTGCTTATCAAATACTATTAATAATTATAGGAGCTATTTTCGGGCAATACCGGTTCTTCTATGAATTCCAGAAAAAAAGCATAGGTCGATTTTACAGAAGAAAAGAGAAAAAATAA
- the hemH gene encoding ferrochelatase, whose product MSNSNNNQTAVLLVNLGTPDEPTVGSVRRYLSQFLNDKRVINLPWLFRKVLVNFIIVPFRAPKSAKLYQQLWTKEGSPLLTNTLLLQEKVQKELGDQAKVFMAMRYQNPSIRNTLNAIREEGYSKIVLLPLFPHYASSTSSSVIEAVWDEIRNWNVIPGVQMITQFYDHPGFLDAFTKRISSYNLDEYDFVLFSYHGLPTRHTDRVHPKISTSQCTCDKAMPEHGKFCYRATCYETTRLLAKRLGLSKDRYTTSFQSRLSNYWLKPFTDATLTELPQKGFKRVLVVAPSFVADCLETIVEIDYEYKELFIANGGQKLTMVESLNADDSWVSAVKDMVKSYI is encoded by the coding sequence GTGAGCAACTCAAATAATAATCAGACTGCCGTACTTCTTGTAAATCTTGGAACTCCCGACGAACCTACAGTGGGATCGGTACGCCGCTATCTATCTCAGTTTCTAAACGACAAAAGAGTTATTAATTTGCCTTGGCTCTTCCGAAAGGTATTGGTAAACTTTATCATCGTACCTTTTCGTGCACCTAAGTCTGCCAAACTCTATCAGCAATTATGGACTAAGGAAGGCTCTCCTTTATTAACCAACACTCTTCTGCTACAAGAAAAGGTACAGAAAGAACTAGGTGATCAGGCTAAAGTATTTATGGCGATGCGTTATCAGAATCCATCTATCAGAAATACGCTTAATGCCATTCGTGAAGAAGGATACAGTAAAATCGTTCTTTTACCTCTTTTTCCACATTATGCCTCTTCAACCTCATCTTCGGTTATTGAAGCCGTATGGGATGAAATAAGAAACTGGAACGTAATTCCGGGTGTGCAGATGATTACCCAGTTTTACGATCATCCCGGATTTTTAGATGCTTTCACAAAACGTATTTCATCTTATAATTTGGATGAATATGACTTTGTTCTTTTTTCCTATCATGGTCTTCCAACACGTCACACAGACAGGGTTCATCCAAAGATTTCAACCTCTCAGTGTACTTGCGATAAGGCGATGCCCGAACATGGCAAATTCTGTTACAGGGCTACATGCTATGAAACGACCCGTCTTTTGGCTAAGCGTTTAGGTTTATCAAAAGATCGTTATACAACTTCCTTTCAATCACGCTTATCCAATTACTGGTTAAAACCGTTCACTGATGCTACATTGACTGAGCTTCCTCAAAAAGGATTTAAACGTGTGCTTGTTGTCGCTCCTTCATTTGTTGCAGACTGCCTCGAAACTATTGTTGAAATTGATTATGAATACAAAGAATTATTTATAGCTAATGGCGGACAAAAGCTCACCATGGTCGAAAGCCTCAATGCTGACGATAGCTGGGTAAGTGCAGTAAAAGATATGGTAAAAAGTTATATTTGA
- a CDS encoding glycoside hydrolase family 5 protein — protein sequence MKKLLYLILPLVLLSCSPKEVTKTDGSKFIRVEGPDLIKSNGEKLLIQGTNLGNWLNPEGYMFHFQDVSSYRLINEAFCELVGPDFTAWFWQEFKKNYITQEDIKYIKQTGMSSLRIPFHYKMFTDEDYMGLTANQNGFEMIDQVVEWCRQENLYVILDMHDAPGGQTGDNIDDSYGYPWLMESEASKVQFCEIWKKVAQHYANDTLILGYDLLNEPIAHYFLGQHANLNDSLEPLYKRCVDSIRTVDPNHIVLLGGAQWNGNFNVFKDSKFDDKMMYTCHRYWCDTLQSNIQDFVNFRDSVNLPIYMGETGENTDEWIAAWTRLMERNNIGWHYWPYKKMDSERGMVSIKAPENWNLIVDYTSQDRSNFAKIRAVRPDQAVVRKAMTDLLENMKFANCTINKGYILALGMKP from the coding sequence ATGAAAAAGTTATTGTATCTAATCCTACCTCTGGTATTACTTAGTTGCTCACCAAAGGAAGTCACGAAGACAGATGGTTCGAAATTTATTAGAGTAGAAGGTCCCGATTTAATAAAATCGAATGGAGAGAAACTTCTGATACAGGGAACTAATCTTGGTAACTGGCTCAATCCCGAAGGGTATATGTTCCATTTTCAGGATGTAAGTTCGTACCGATTGATAAACGAAGCTTTCTGCGAGTTGGTAGGACCTGATTTCACAGCTTGGTTTTGGCAGGAGTTTAAGAAAAACTACATCACTCAGGAAGATATAAAGTATATCAAACAAACCGGAATGAGTTCACTTCGTATTCCTTTTCATTACAAAATGTTTACGGATGAAGATTACATGGGGTTGACAGCCAATCAGAACGGATTCGAGATGATCGATCAGGTAGTAGAGTGGTGTCGTCAGGAAAACTTGTATGTTATACTCGATATGCATGATGCTCCCGGAGGTCAAACAGGCGATAATATTGACGATAGTTACGGATACCCTTGGTTAATGGAAAGCGAAGCAAGTAAAGTTCAGTTTTGCGAAATATGGAAAAAAGTGGCTCAGCATTATGCAAATGATACGCTTATTCTGGGTTATGACCTTTTGAATGAGCCGATTGCACACTATTTTCTGGGACAACATGCAAATCTGAACGATTCACTAGAGCCTTTGTACAAAAGATGTGTAGACTCTATCCGTACAGTAGACCCCAATCACATTGTACTGTTGGGAGGCGCTCAATGGAACGGAAATTTCAATGTGTTCAAGGATTCTAAATTCGATGATAAGATGATGTATACCTGCCATCGTTATTGGTGTGATACACTACAAAGTAATATTCAGGATTTTGTAAACTTCCGTGACAGTGTCAATCTTCCCATCTATATGGGCGAAACAGGAGAAAATACAGATGAATGGATTGCGGCTTGGACTCGTTTGATGGAACGTAACAATATCGGATGGCATTACTGGCCTTACAAAAAGATGGATTCCGAAAGAGGGATGGTTTCTATAAAAGCTCCTGAAAATTGGAATCTGATAGTAGATTATACCTCTCAGGATAGAAGTAATTTTGCTAAAATACGTGCTGTTAGACCCGATCAGGCAGTGGTAAGGAAAGCTATGACCGATCTTCTGGAAAATATGAAGTTTGCCAATTGTACTATCAATAAAGGATATATCTTAGCTTTAGGTATGAAGCCTTAA